The genome window ATTCTGAAGGAGGATTATCATCCGCTACTTCATCAATAACCGTATCTACTGTTTCAACGTCTTCAATATCAATTAAGTCACTTTCTGTAACTTCAATCTCTTCTATACGTTGTAAACCAACTACTTGCTCTCCGTCAATAGTTCTGATCAAAATAACACCTTGTGTGTTACGTCCAACCGTTGAAACTTCATTAACGCGAGTTCGTACTAAGGTACCACGATTCGAAATAATCATTATTTCATCGTTGTCATCAACTTGCACAGCACCAACAACAGCACCGTTACGTTCACTCACCTTAATTGATACAACACCTTGTGTTGCACGGCTCTTAGATGGGTAATCTTCAAGTTGTGTACGCTTACCGTAACCATTTTCAGTTACCGTTAGAATGGCACCGTCAGTTTTTGGTACAATTAACGATACTACGCGTTGCTCGTCTGGCATTTTAATACCACGAACACCTGTAGCAGTACGACCCATTGGGCGAACACCTTTGAAGCGAATCTCAGGGTTACCTTCTTCGTCTAATACTGGGTTGCCGTTTTCATCAACAACTGTTGTTTCTTCAGCTTCTTTGAAGCGTACAACTTTACCTGCATCAGTGAACAACATAATTTCGTTGCTACCATCGGTAATATCAACACCAATTAAGCTATCGCCATCATTTAAGTTAACAGCAATAATACCGCTTGCACGTTGACGACTGTAAGCCGTTAATGGTGTTTTCTTAACTGTACCGAATGCAGTTGCCATAAAGATATATTTATCTTCTGCGTACTCGCGTACTGGCAATATAGCAGTTATACGTTCATCAGCTTCAAGTGGTAACAAGTTAACAATTGGCTTACCGCGCGCTGCACGACTTGCTAGTGGTAACTGATACACTTTAAGCCAATATAAACGACCGGCCGTAGAGAAACATAAAATAGTATCGTGTGTATTTGCAACTAACAGACGTTCAATGAAATCTTCATCTTTCATCTTCGTTGCTGACTTACCTTTACCACCACGACGCTGTGCTTCGTAATCAGACAATGCCTGATACTTCACATACCCTTCGTGAGAAAGCGTTACAACAACGTTTTCTTCGGTAATTAAGTCTTCAAGGCTGATATCGTGAGCCGCTGCATTAATTTCTGTACGACGTTCGTCGCCATACTGCGCTTTAATTTCAACTAGTTCGTCACGAATAACTTCCATTAAACGCTCAGGTGTTGCCAAAATATAAAGTAGCTCAGCAATTAACTCTAATAACGCTTGATATTCAGTTAAGATTTTTTCGTGTTCAAGACCAGTAAGCTTGTGTAAACGCAAATCTAGAATTGCTTGAGCTTGTTGCTCAGAAATATAGTATTGACCGTCGCGAATACCTAAATCATCAGCAAGCCAATCTGGACGGGCTACATTATCTTCGCCTGCTTTTTCAAGCATACCTTGT of Pseudoalteromonas arctica A 37-1-2 contains these proteins:
- the gyrA gene encoding DNA topoisomerase (ATP-hydrolyzing) subunit A, with the translated sequence MTDLANEILPVNIEDELKNSYLDYAMSVIVGRALPDVRDGLKPVHRRVLFAMNELSNDWNKPYKKSARVVGDVIGKYHPHGDSAVYDTIVRMAQPFSLRYMLVDGQGNFGSVDGDSAAAMRYTEVRMAKMSHELLADLEKETVDFVPNYDGTEFIPDVLPTKVPNLLVNGSSGIAVGMATNIPPHNLTEVVNGCLALIQNPDLTILELMDYIPGPDFPTAAIINGKKGIEQAYLTGRGKVYMRARADVETDEKTGRETIIVHEIPYQVNKARLIEKIAELVKDKKIEGISALRDESDKDGMRIVIEIKRGDVGEVILNNLYSQTQLQTVFGMNMVALINNQPKCFNLKEMLEEFIIHRREVVTRRTVFDLRKARDRAHTLEGLAIALANIDPIIELIRKSPTPAEAKIALTARPWELGHVQGMLEKAGEDNVARPDWLADDLGIRDGQYYISEQQAQAILDLRLHKLTGLEHEKILTEYQALLELIAELLYILATPERLMEVIRDELVEIKAQYGDERRTEINAAAHDISLEDLITEENVVVTLSHEGYVKYQALSDYEAQRRGGKGKSATKMKDEDFIERLLVANTHDTILCFSTAGRLYWLKVYQLPLASRAARGKPIVNLLPLEADERITAILPVREYAEDKYIFMATAFGTVKKTPLTAYSRQRASGIIAVNLNDGDSLIGVDITDGSNEIMLFTDAGKVVRFKEAEETTVVDENGNPVLDEEGNPEIRFKGVRPMGRTATGVRGIKMPDEQRVVSLIVPKTDGAILTVTENGYGKRTQLEDYPSKSRATQGVVSIKVSERNGAVVGAVQVDDNDEIMIISNRGTLVRTRVNEVSTVGRNTQGVILIRTIDGEQVVGLQRIEEIEVTESDLIDIEDVETVDTVIDEVADDNPPSE